Part of the Cetobacterium somerae ATCC BAA-474 genome, TTCCACTCTTGGAAATAAAGAAAGAGCTCTTAGAGATACAAACTTAACAGAAGTTAGAATTGTTAGATACGCAGATGACTTCAAACTCTTTTGTAGAGATAGAGGTTCTGTGGAAAAGATGTTCAAACTAGTTAAAATATTCCTAAGAGACAGATTGAAATTAGAAATTTCTGAAAAGAAATCAAAAATAGTAAATCTAAGAAAAGAGTACAGTATCTTTTTAGGAATAAAATTTAAAGCTATTAAGAATAGGAAAAGATTAACTGCTAGGTCATATGTATCTGACAAAGCAAAGAAAGCCATTCTAATCTTAATCAAACAGGAGATAAAAGAGCTTCAAAAAAGACGTACAGCCCTTCAAGTCTTAAAATTTAATTCAGTAATACTCGGAATCCAAAATTATTATCGCATGGCAACAATGGTAAGTATAGATTTTAGTAAAATTGGCTATATAGTTAATAAATCCTTAATNNNNNNNNNNNNNNNNNNNNNNNNNNNNNNNNNNNNNNNNNNNNNNNNNNNNNNNNNNNNNNNNNNNNNNNNNNNNNNNNNNNNNNNNNNNNNNNNNNNNGAAGTTAGAATTGTTAGATACGCAGATGACTTTAAACTCTTTTGTAGAGATAGAGGTTCTGCGGAAAAGATGTTCAAACTTGTTAAAATATTCTTGAAAGATAGATTGAAACTAGAGATTTCTGAAAAGAAATCCAAAATAGTAAATCTAAGAAAAGAGTTTAGTATCTTTCTAGGAATAAAATTCAAAGCTGTTAAGAATAGAAAGAGATTAACTGTAAGGTCATATGTATCTGACAAAGCAAGAAAAGCTATCTTAAACTTAATCAGACAAGAGATAAAAGAACTTCAAAAAAGACGAACAGCCCTGCAAGTCTTAAAATTTAATTCAGTAATACTAGGAATCCAAAACTATTATCGCATGGCAACAATGGTAAATATAGATTTTAGAAAAATTGGCTATATAGTTAATAAATCCTTAATGAACAGAATAGGGAAACCTTCTGATAAAAAGGATAAGAAATACAAGCTCCGCTATAAAGGGTATAACTTTCAAGTATGGAATGTAGCAGAAACCACAATCTTCACGCTACAAGCTATAAAGTTTAAAATACCTAAACTATTTTCAGCGAAAAAGAGAGTACAGAAAGAAGAAAAACAAATTGAGATAATTGGAGTCGAAGACCCTCAAATAAGAGCTATTCTGAGACTCCAAAGAAACTCAACTTGCGAAGTAACAGGAAANNNNNNNNNNNNNNNNNNNNNNNNNNNNNNNNNNNNNNNNNNNNNNNNNNNNNNNNNNNNNNNNNNNNNNNNNNNNNNNNNNNNNNNNNNNNNNNNNNNNTAAAATACCTAAACTATTTTCAGCGAAAAAGAAAGTTATGAATATAGAAAAACAAATTGAGGTAAGTAAAATCGAAGACCCTCAAATAAGAGCTATTTTGAGACTTCAAAGAAACTCAACTTGCGAAGTAACAGGAAAATATATCGCAGGAAATGACAACTTTTATGTTCATAGGCTAGTTCCAATAGAACATGGAGGAAGTGCTGACCTTGAAAATTTAATGTTGCTAGATTCTTCATTCAAAACTTTACTAAAAAGCGAAAATAAAGAGGATTACTATAAAGACAATGAGAACTATGCAAGAATATTAAAAACACTTTCTAAATATAAATAAAATTTAAAATTATGATGGAACGCCGTGTGCGGTGAAAGTCGCATGCACGGTGTGGAGCAGGGGAAAAGGTGGAGATAATCTCAAAGCCTTACCTATTGCTATAAATAAGATTTAATCTACTGATAAGATTTTGGTGATGCCATTTTAAAATATTTTTCCTGAGACTAAGATTCCTATAAAATTTCTATCAAAAGAAATATTAATAACATCAGAATTTTTATTTTCCCCATGTGAAGCATATTAATAGTATAGACTTTGAATAGAGATTTTATCCGTATGAAAATAAAAATCATAATGAAAAAGAAAAGAGTCTTTCTTAACTCTTCTCTTTTACTTTTAATTCTAAAGTATTTAATAGCATTTTAAGAAATAAAACTATTTTTCTTTAGGAGGTTTCATGCTAGAAGTTTGGCTAAGCTTCTTGTTTATTGTTTCTTTTTTTTGAATAAATTCCTTTTTTATTTTTTATAATTCTCTTATTTCTTCTACTAAAAATGAGAATCTTAAAAAATCTTCTACAAATTTAGTTAAAAGTATACTTCTATTCTCTTGCGTTTTTTCTAGTAGTTTTTTATTAATAATACAAACTTTTATCCA contains:
- a CDS encoding HNH endonuclease signature motif containing protein, whose translation is KIPKLFSAKKKVMNIEKQIEVSKIEDPQIRAILRLQRNSTCEVTGKYIAGNDNFYVHRLVPIEHGGSADLENLMLLDSSFKTLLKSENKEDYYKDNENYARILKTLSKYK